The region TAGAGATGTAACTCCTGAAGCAACTTTGCGCGTGATTGAAAGAGCTGTCCCTGGACTCCCAGAGGCCATGCGCCGAGAAAGCTTTGCTATATCCCCAAGGGCTATGTTAAGCCGAGCTGTGGCAGGTATTCGTGGTAAATGCCTTATTGTCAATCTGCCAGGTAGCCCCAAAGCAGTACGAGAATGTCTGCAAGTCATTTTACCTGTACTGCCTCATGCCCTAGATATCCTTCGTGGCACGGGCAGTGAATGCGGACAATCAATTACTGGTAAAGGGTTATAAAAAGAGAGACAAAGTATAGATTAATCCTATATATAATAAAACACTCCTAAACAGATTTTGTTTAGGAGTATTTGTTTTAATTGTGGGGAAAGTGGGATATTAAAACAGGAAATTGGCACAGGAGGAACGAATAAATTTCTTATAATAGATGTACGAGCACACTAGGAGGTTAAAATAGTGAAGAGTGAAGTAAAACGGTCTGTATGCCCTTATGACTGCCCAGATGCCTGCGGACTTATGGTAGAAACGTTCGAGGGTAAAGCGATAAGAGTTACGGGAGATCCAGATCATCCTTATACAAAAGGATCCTTATGTCCGAAAATGAATCATTATGAAAAGACAGTACATTCGCCAGAGCGGTTGACTCACCCCTTATTACGTACAGGACCTAAGGGAACAGGGGAATTCAAGGCGATTAGCTGGGATGAAGCAATGCATCATATTAAGGATCATTGGCAGAAGATAATTGCTGAGTATGGAGCCGAGTCTATTCTTCCTTATTCCTATGCGGGGACAATGGGAGTGGTACAGCGTAATATTGGAGAGGCTTTTTTTCATCGTTTAGGAGCTTCTCGTTTAGATCGAACAATCTGTTCATCTGCTAAAGGATATGGATGGTCTACTGTAATGGGCGCAAGCCTAGCACCCCATCCTCAAGAAGTAGCAGCAAGTGACTTAATCATTCTTTGGGGCACTAATGTGCTGGCTACAAATATCCATTTGTTATATTATGTTCGCGAAGCAAAAAAAAGGGGTGCGACTGTCTGGTTAATTGAGACTTATGAGACGCCGGCAGCTCAAGTTGCTGATAAGGTGATCATAGTACGACCTGGTACTGATGGGGCCTTGGCCTTGGGGATGATGAATGTCTTGGTACGTAATGGTTTGGTTGATGAGGAATTTGTTAGGCAACATGTACAAGGCTTTGAATCGTTGAAGGAAGAAGTTTTACCAGACTATTCTACTGAAGTAGTAAGTGAAATTACGGGAATTGATAGCACTACAATAGAAGAGATAGCTATCTTATATGGGAAAGCCCAAGCACCTTTTATCGTTATGGGCAGTGGAATGTCACGGTATGGTAATGGTGCTATGACAGTTCGTGCGATTACCTGTCTTCCAGCGATTGTGGGAGCCTGGGCAAAAACAGGGGGAGGCCTTTTATCAAGTATTGGTACGAGTGGTGCCTTTGCTATGGAAACTATCACTCGGACAGATTTTATTAAAGAACCCACTCGCAGCGTAAATATGAATCAATTAGGTATAGCTTTGCAGGAATTGAATAATCCGCCAATTAAGAGTATGTATGTATATCATTCAAATCCTGCAGTTGTTACTCCGGATCAAAATGCAGTAATAAAAGGACTTTTGCGAGAAGATCTATTTACTGTAGTTCATGAAAGATTCATGACGGATACGGCCCGTTATGCCGATATTGTGTTACCGGCAACTAGTTCACTAGAACATGCGGACATATATCGTTCCTATGGGCATTACTGTGTACAAAGGGCCTATTCAGTCATCCCCCCAGTTGGAGAAGCAAAGTCAAATTGGGATGTATTCCGTTTACTAGCTGAGGCAATGGAGTTTAAGGAGCCTTTTTTCCAGCAGACTGTAGATGAAATTATTAATCAATTAATTGACACTCCGAATGCATGGCTTAAAGGCGTAGACATAGAAAAATTGCAGAATGGTGTAGCAGTAGAACTACCATTGCCTCCTAATTACAAAACACTATTTAAGACTCCTTCAGGAAAAATAGAAATATTTAATCCGAGGGAAGAGGAGCCTCTTCCTAGGTACAATACATCACATGGTGATGATGCTCCTTTTTGGTTTATGAATGCTCCCGGACTATATTCTCTTAATTCTTCATTTAATGAACGGCCTGACCTTTTGGAAAAAAGGAAAGGCATGTATTTGATGATGAACCCCCGTGATGCTTTAAATAAAAACCTACAAGATAAGCAAGAAGTCATCGCCTATAATGAGCGAGGAGAAGTTACCTTTATTCTTGATATAACACCAAAAGCTCCCGTTGGTGTAGTGATAGCAGAAGGAATCTTTTGGATCAAAGATACTCCAGGGCAGCGTTCTGTGAATGCTTTGACTTCTCAGCGTCTAACAGATAAGGCGGCTGCTAGTACTTTTTATGATACAAAGGTTGATGTTCGCGCTAAATAAAAAAATGTAGAAATACAATCCTCCAATATATTATTGGAGGATTGTATTTTATTTATTGAATTTTCATATAATAAATAGGAATTTTGGTAATAGTTAACCTTACGTTAGAATAGATTAGATTAACACACTTATTTACAGGCAAATTGACATAAGTAAGGGGTGATGGTTATGAGGACCTTGTTTAAAGAAAAGATAAGTAGATTTGGCTCACTGATTAGTTTATTGACGTTAACCACTATGTTAACGTTGTTTTCTCTCTTTATGCCAGATCTAATAGCAACTCCCTCTGGAAGAGTTTTTGTGGTTTTATGGGCTGTGATCGCGATTGTAGCATTTATTGCCCATGCGAGAGGATTAAGGGTAGGGGTTAATAAGCGCTATAATGCCCACAGTATTATGAGAAAAGAAGAGCGCACCCTTAAAAAGGGGCGCCCTCAACGCTTAGTGCGCGGATTATAGTTAAATTTTAATGGAAGATAACACATCGTCTAGGTTGTTGAGTAGATTGTTGATATCGGCAGTTGTTATAACTAGAGGCGGTTGGAAAGCTAATGTGTTGCGATTGGGACCATTTTTCCCAACTAAAAATCCCCGGTTTTTCATTTCCTCTAGGATATAATCTGTTTCTTTCATAGCTGGCGTTTTGTCAGCGTAAACTAATTCTGCACCGATCATAAGACCTAGACCTCGTATATCTCCGATAATCGGATATTTTTGCTGTAAAAGAGTAAGACCATCCTTTAAAACTTTACCAAGTACAGCGGCTTTAGCGGGTAGATCATTTTCTTGAATATAACGTAAGGTAGCTAAGCTAGCTGCCGCTGTCACTGGGTTGCCCCCTAAGGTAGACGCACCAGGACGAGTGTATATGTCGGCAATCTCAGCTCTAGCAGTAAAGGCTCCTACAGGTGTGCCGTTTCCAAGTGCTTTTGCCATTGTCATTATGTCAGGTTCTACATCATAATGCTCCATGGCAAACATCTTTCCAGTACGACCAAAACCTGTTTGTACTTCATCGATGATGAGTAAAATTCCGTAGGCATCTAAAATGGATTTAACACGTTTAAAATAATCGGGTGGCGGAGTAACCATTCCACCATTTCCTTGAATAGGTTCGGCGAACATAGCAGCTACTTTTCCGGAAGTAGCTGTTTTTATAATGGTCTCAATTTCATTGGCGCAAGCTAAATCACAAGATGGATATTTTTTGTCATAGGGACAACGATAGCAATAGGCATTCGGTGCAAAACTAATCCCCCCAACAGGATTAGGATCTGTACGCCACATACTCAAACCTGTTAAGCTCATTCCAAGTTTTGTGCGACCATGCAAACCCTGGCGCAAACTAATAAACTCAGAGTTTCCAGTATATAAAGTGGCCAAGAGGGCGGCCCCCTCATTGGCTTCGCTTCCAGAACTGCAAAAGAATGTTTTTTGCAATCTTCCTGGTGTTATGTGAGCTAATTGTTCAGCAAGATTCACAATGTTTTCGGTTAAATAAATAGTGCAAGTATGCTGTAGGGTATTGACTTGTTCGCAGATTGCTTTCGTAATCTCAGGATTGCAGTGACCGCAATTAACGACGGATACACCAGCAAAACAATCCAGATATTCTTTCCCGGTGGAGTCATACAAATATTGCATTTCACCACGTACTAATTGCATTGGATGGTTATAAAAATGATACACGCAAGGGATTATATATTGGCTTTTTTTACGTAAAATTTCTTCAGATCCAATATAAGTATTCAAATATATCTCACCTTTCCATTTTTATAGAATAAAAACTATTAAATTTACTTAGATAGGCGATAACGGAAACTGCCGACACCTAGTTCTCTAGGGCTTATTTCAGTAATTTTTTCTAATTGATTCATATCAAATTGGTAGTTTTCCTGTTGAGCTGTTAATTTATCCAATTCCTCACGGTAAACTCTTGTAATAGCTCCTACTACGTCAGCGGTATAGTATTGCCCTTCTATGCGATAATTTTGGACAGCAGTTAGGGAAACTAGGTGGGGTAGTAGGCATAAATCTTTAGCAAATAAAAGATTGCTTCGGCCATATTGATCTACCATAATAGGATGTTGTTGTCCTGCGGTATCGAGTAATGCATACTGTTTTGTGTCTAAAGCTGGGTCATAACACTTTTCGTATTGGTCGTTTAAAATGGCATCAGGTATAGAATGGTCTGTAATCATTGCGGGTATTGATCCGTGGACAATAATTTCTAAAGGAAGTTGGCTTTTTTCTACCAAATGAATAACTTGTTCATAGGTAGCTTCAAGAGATATTGTAGCTTTTTTTACTTCATTATTTCTAAGAAGTTGAGTTGTCATGTGATTAAATACATTAAATGAAAAATCAGTTTGTATTGGGAAGTTAGAGAGTTGTCTTGCCATGGCCAAAGATCCAAGGTTACCAACCATTACACCATGAGGTTTTAACTTGCTAAGAGCAGCGAAAAATTGCTCTAGTTCTCCACATTCTCGTTCCATTGTAATACGAGGAGTAGTAACTATAACTTTTGCATTATATTTTATAGTTTCTTCTATGGCTTCAGATATGGATTGTAATGTCCAGGGAAGGGCTGGTTTGGCTGATTCTCCACCAATATATATGATATTAGCCCCATTTTGGCAAGCCGCACGCAAGGAAGATAAATCAGCAACACGGACACTTAATGTAGGCTTAAATGGTTCACTAGCCTTTGGAGCTTGAACTGGTACTGGTCTCTTTACTACGGTTGTCATATCAGCTTCTCGCACAGCTTGGCTAAAGAAACGGGGCTCCCGTTTACCACTATAACCGATGGCTGTGGCACCTGGATTGCCCAAGGCATAACAAGTAGAAAAATCTCTGGACCGACTGTTTTGTAATTCTTCCCAACCCTGTTGATCTAAGGTATAACCTGTTGGATCAGCAATATAACGATCAATGGCTTTACGATATGTTTTTACGATACGGCTTACAAAATCAGCAGTACGCATACGTCCTTCAATTTTGAATGAGCGTACGCCAGCTTGTATGAGTTCAGGTAACTTAGGGTATAAGCACATATCTTTCATGGCTAGTTTGTAGGGACCAGGATCTTGGTCTGTGACAGGGTTCCCTGTTGCTGTATCCACCAGTTGATAAGGCCAGCGACAAGGTTTCAAACAACGACCACGGTTAGAGCTTTGTCCAAAAACGACACCTGATTGTATACATTGGCCACTGTGAGAAATGCACATATCACCATGAATAAAATATTCGACTTCTATGCCAGTGCGCTCTTTCAAGAGGCTAAGCTGGGAGAGAGACATTTCCCGGTTTACGACAACACGAGTAATTCCATAACCTTGTAAGGTACGTACAGCGTGTTCGTTATGCGTATTCATCATAATGGATGCGTGCAGGGGAACGCTTAGCTTCATTTCCCGTGCCAACTCCAAAATAGATAAATCCTGTACAATAAGTGCATCTGGCTTAAGTTCATCAAGCAGACTAAGATAAGAACGCATCTTATCAATTTCCCGGTCACTGATTAGGTTGTTAACCGTAACATGTAGTTGTACATTGTGATTATGGGCATATTCGATAGCCTTAGCCAGCATTTTATCATCAAAATTAGCGGTTGTTTTAAACATGCGCATATTGAATTGTTTGCCGCCTAGATATACAGCATCTGCTCCGGCTTCAATAGCGGCTTCTAATACATCCCATGTGCCGACAGGTGCTAATAATTCAACAGAGTTTCGTGTTAATAGCATTTTTTCATCTCCAACAATTTTAATAAGGTGATTTATTGAAAAATTTCAGATGCTTCCTGTAACAAATCTTTCGGCAAGCTGATATCTAAATTTTCCGCAGTAAACTGATTCAACAAAATTTCTGGTGATTTTACAATATCAACAGGAATCGTTTTTACTTCTCTGCCATGTAAAATCATTTCGGCTTTTACTGCGCATTCCTTACCTAGTTGATAGTGGTTAGCTACCAAACCACCTAAGGCACCATCCGATATGTTAGGTGTATGAGAGGCAATAATGGGTACTCCAATGGTATCTGTATAATAAACAATAGTAGCAAAGTTTTCTTCTACAATCCGTCCAATTGGCAAAAATAAAGCGTCTAATCCTGATGGTAAGATATCAGGAAGATTGGATAAATCCTCAGAATTATCAATAGCAATTTCTACTAAGCGTATGGTAGGATGAACTACTTTACGGAAGTTTGCTACTTCAACCATAGAATTTATATCTTTTGTGTGATAAAGGATGCCTACGGTTGTTGCTGTAGGCAGTAAACGACTGATAAAAAGCATTTTGTCATCTGCTTTAACCATACCGGCAACTCCTGTTGCTTTACCGCCAGGTTCTGCCAAACTATGTACAAGGTTCGCGCCGATAGGGTCAAATACAGGTGTAAATACTACAGGGATATTTGCAGTAAGTTTTACAGCAGCAGTAGCCGCGGGCGTCGAGCAGGCAAATATAAGATCCACTTTTTTTTCAGCCAATTGATTGGCGAGTTCAGGAAGTTGATCAATATTTCCGTCAGCGTTTAGATAATGAAACTCAGTTTGAATACCGAGTTGTGCAATCTCAGATTTAAAACCATGCACTGCATCGTCTAAGTTTTGTGTAAGTTGCAGAATGCCTATATTATACAATTGATAACACCTCTTTAAAACATTTCTAACCACTATAAATTCAACAAATTATGAGTAATACCTGCGAAAGATTGTGAAAAAATATCCTAATTTCGAAAAAAATATATTATATTGTTAGATTAAGAGGGAAAGTAGTAAATTTCAGTAAGGAATGTTATTTCGTTATTCCATACTATAAAGTATAATGAAAAGGAACTTTTCTATACAATTAGTTTTCTGTCTTCGGAAGGGTGTGAAATATATGGAGCAACAACTACAGCATTCGAATAATAAAGCATTTGTACATTTACATGTTCATACAGAATATAGCTTACTAGATGGTGCTAGCCGCGTTAACGCTTTAGTAAAGCGGGCAAAGGAATTGGGTATGCCAGCCATTGCAATTACAGATCATGGCACTATGTATGGCGCTATAGAGTTTTATAAACAAGCAAAAAAACAAGGTATTAAGCCAATTATTGGTTGTGAAGTGTACGTGGCTCCTCGCTCTCGTCAGGAAAGAACAATGGTGGAGGGAGAAGCCTACTATCATTTAGTACTTTTGGCGGAAACGGACGAGGGCTATCGTAATTTGATTGAGCTTGTGTCACGAGCCAATACAGAAGGTTTTTATTATAAACCAAGGGTGGATAAGGAACTACTCAGTATTTATAGTAAAGGGCTTATTTGTCTAAGTGCCTGTATTGCAGGAGAAATCCCATCTTGGTTGTTAAAAGGCAATATTGAAACTGCAGAGGCTTTGATTCAAGAGTATATTACCATATTCGGCAAAGATAACTTTTTTTTGGAACTTCAGGATCATGGAATACCAGAACAAAAAAAGGTAAATAAGTTCTTAATAGAGATGTCCGAGAAGTTTGGTGTTGGCTTAGTTGCTACTAATGACTTACATTATATTAATAAAAAAGATGCGGAATGTCATGATGTGCTGTTATGCATTCAAATGGGTAAGACGGTAGATGACACAGCTAGGATGAAGTTTTCTAGCGATGAATTTTATCTAAAGAATTTTGATGAAATGTCCCAGTTATTTGGAGAACATCCAAAAGCCTTGACAAATACTTGTCTTATTGCTGAACGCTGTAATGTAAATCTGGAGTTTGGGAATTTATATTTGCCTGAATTCCCCGTACCAGAAGGCCTTACAGCAAATGAGTACCTTGAGCAGTTATGTAAAGAAAAATTAACGGAACGTTACAGCGATATCACGCCTGAGGTGCTAGAGCGTCTTGCATTTGAGCTAGACGTGATTATAAAGATGGGTTTTGCTGGGTACTTTTTAATTGTGTGGGATTTTATTAATCATGCTAGGCAGCAGGAGATTCCAGTCGGACCAGGCAGAGGGTCAGCAGCCGGTAGTATTGTATCTTATTTGCTAAGGATTACCAATATTGATCCTATTGCCTACGGATTGCTATTCGAAAGGTTCCTAAATCCGGAACGGGTCACCATGCCCGATATTGATATTGATTTTTGTTATGTGAAACGCGGTAAGGTTATCGAATATGTATCGGAACGATATGGGGCTGAT is a window of Pelosinus sp. IPA-1 DNA encoding:
- a CDS encoding molybdopterin-dependent oxidoreductase; translation: MKSEVKRSVCPYDCPDACGLMVETFEGKAIRVTGDPDHPYTKGSLCPKMNHYEKTVHSPERLTHPLLRTGPKGTGEFKAISWDEAMHHIKDHWQKIIAEYGAESILPYSYAGTMGVVQRNIGEAFFHRLGASRLDRTICSSAKGYGWSTVMGASLAPHPQEVAASDLIILWGTNVLATNIHLLYYVREAKKRGATVWLIETYETPAAQVADKVIIVRPGTDGALALGMMNVLVRNGLVDEEFVRQHVQGFESLKEEVLPDYSTEVVSEITGIDSTTIEEIAILYGKAQAPFIVMGSGMSRYGNGAMTVRAITCLPAIVGAWAKTGGGLLSSIGTSGAFAMETITRTDFIKEPTRSVNMNQLGIALQELNNPPIKSMYVYHSNPAVVTPDQNAVIKGLLREDLFTVVHERFMTDTARYADIVLPATSSLEHADIYRSYGHYCVQRAYSVIPPVGEAKSNWDVFRLLAEAMEFKEPFFQQTVDEIINQLIDTPNAWLKGVDIEKLQNGVAVELPLPPNYKTLFKTPSGKIEIFNPREEEPLPRYNTSHGDDAPFWFMNAPGLYSLNSSFNERPDLLEKRKGMYLMMNPRDALNKNLQDKQEVIAYNERGEVTFILDITPKAPVGVVIAEGIFWIKDTPGQRSVNALTSQRLTDKAAASTFYDTKVDVRAK
- a CDS encoding aspartate aminotransferase family protein — its product is MNTYIGSEEILRKKSQYIIPCVYHFYNHPMQLVRGEMQYLYDSTGKEYLDCFAGVSVVNCGHCNPEITKAICEQVNTLQHTCTIYLTENIVNLAEQLAHITPGRLQKTFFCSSGSEANEGAALLATLYTGNSEFISLRQGLHGRTKLGMSLTGLSMWRTDPNPVGGISFAPNAYCYRCPYDKKYPSCDLACANEIETIIKTATSGKVAAMFAEPIQGNGGMVTPPPDYFKRVKSILDAYGILLIIDEVQTGFGRTGKMFAMEHYDVEPDIMTMAKALGNGTPVGAFTARAEIADIYTRPGASTLGGNPVTAAASLATLRYIQENDLPAKAAVLGKVLKDGLTLLQQKYPIIGDIRGLGLMIGAELVYADKTPAMKETDYILEEMKNRGFLVGKNGPNRNTLAFQPPLVITTADINNLLNNLDDVLSSIKI
- a CDS encoding U32 family peptidase encodes the protein MLLTRNSVELLAPVGTWDVLEAAIEAGADAVYLGGKQFNMRMFKTTANFDDKMLAKAIEYAHNHNVQLHVTVNNLISDREIDKMRSYLSLLDELKPDALIVQDLSILELAREMKLSVPLHASIMMNTHNEHAVRTLQGYGITRVVVNREMSLSQLSLLKERTGIEVEYFIHGDMCISHSGQCIQSGVVFGQSSNRGRCLKPCRWPYQLVDTATGNPVTDQDPGPYKLAMKDMCLYPKLPELIQAGVRSFKIEGRMRTADFVSRIVKTYRKAIDRYIADPTGYTLDQQGWEELQNSRSRDFSTCYALGNPGATAIGYSGKREPRFFSQAVREADMTTVVKRPVPVQAPKASEPFKPTLSVRVADLSSLRAACQNGANIIYIGGESAKPALPWTLQSISEAIEETIKYNAKVIVTTPRITMERECGELEQFFAALSKLKPHGVMVGNLGSLAMARQLSNFPIQTDFSFNVFNHMTTQLLRNNEVKKATISLEATYEQVIHLVEKSQLPLEIIVHGSIPAMITDHSIPDAILNDQYEKCYDPALDTKQYALLDTAGQQHPIMVDQYGRSNLLFAKDLCLLPHLVSLTAVQNYRIEGQYYTADVVGAITRVYREELDKLTAQQENYQFDMNQLEKITEISPRELGVGSFRYRLSK
- a CDS encoding ABC transporter substrate-binding protein, producing MYNIGILQLTQNLDDAVHGFKSEIAQLGIQTEFHYLNADGNIDQLPELANQLAEKKVDLIFACSTPAATAAVKLTANIPVVFTPVFDPIGANLVHSLAEPGGKATGVAGMVKADDKMLFISRLLPTATTVGILYHTKDINSMVEVANFRKVVHPTIRLVEIAIDNSEDLSNLPDILPSGLDALFLPIGRIVEENFATIVYYTDTIGVPIIASHTPNISDGALGGLVANHYQLGKECAVKAEMILHGREVKTIPVDIVKSPEILLNQFTAENLDISLPKDLLQEASEIFQ